TCTGGTTTAGGAAAACGATCCATCATCCCATCATCAATCATGCTTTGTGCACCACGACCTATTTCTTCACCAGGTTGAAAAACGGTCATTAATGTTCCTTCCCATTTATCTTTATGTTCGGAGAATAATCTGGCGATCCCCATTAACCATGTTACATGCAAATCATGTCCACACACGTGTGAAACCCCCACTTCAGTCCCTTCCTCATCTCTTCCCACTTTTGAACTGGCGTATGGTAAACCTGTATCCTCTGCAATTGGAAGCGCATCCATATCTGCACGGAGCATTACTATGGGACCTTCTCCATTCTTCATTATGCCCACTACACCGGTTTTTCCAATGCCCGTTGAAACCTCGAATTGATATTTAGTTAAATAATCTGCTGCAATTTTTGCTGTCCGAACCTCCTGCATTGATAATTCCGGGTTCTGGTGAATATCTTTATATATGTCTTCAAGTTCTGGAAGAAGTTTTTCAATGAAACTATCCATTTTATCATTGAAAGCTTTAATTTTATTGATTTCCATAGTTCTTAAAAAAAAGATATAAATGTTATTTTAGTAATGGACACCGGAAACAGAGATGGAAGTAATATCCACAAATACGAAATAAGTAAGGATACTCAATAAGAAACATTGAGCTCCCATTTATTGATATCACGGCCTGCTGAAGATAAATTTTATCCTATAAGCAAAATATTAAACCTTTTGTTTTGTTTACTTTTACTAGCAATGTAGAGAATTGAATTTGAGTGGGGGAAGTTGCACTATTTTATTGAATGGGTATAATTTTTTAAGCTAATCTTCGATTAAAAGATAAGTGTTGGGTACTGGAAGATTCAACAATGATCAAAAAAAAGATTATCATTCTTCAGAAAAACAAAATTTTCCAGGAGATGGAATTAATACTTCTAAATATGGAAAATGGAGCTTAACTGATAAGCAATTAACTTTAGACTTTGACGATACTGATAGCCGAAAGCCTCGTCCTTATACAAATCCAATATTTTGGGTTAACAATGACCTTTTCTATTTAAAAGGAAGAGAGGGAAAAAATGGACCAATCGTTTACCCCTACTTTCAAAGAGTCAAATAAGTATACTCAAGTATTATTTATCTATCCATGCTAACTGAGTTTATTTTCACTAAATTAAATTTAACATCTTCGACTTATGACCTCCTTTAAACTATTATAACGAAAGTGTACACTATCGCTTTAAGCAAAGGCTTCTGTCATAAAAATCATCTTCATAGAACCTTTCTTCTACTAAGTAAAGCATAAGAGAATATTCTTCAAGGTCTTTGTTTTACTAAAAGAGTTTCTTTGAAGAATTTACGGAAAAATCGGAATTTCTTGCAAATAATTAAGCTATTCCCAAATCAATTGATGCCATCGGTGTAAGCGATGGCATCAAATAGTAAGCCTTTTGAAAAGTATAATAGCTGTATTCCTACTTTACCCATTTCATTAATTATAACTACCTCAATTAAAAGAAGCTCTAAACTCCAGAGGGCTCTGGTTTGTCTTAGCTTTAAACAACTTGCTGAATGATTGTGAATGTTCAAAACCCAATTCATAGGCAATCTCACCGACTGATAAATTTGATGTGGACAGCTTCTCTTTGGCCTTTTCTATTAACTTCTCATGAATATGCTGCTGGGCTGTAAGTCCTGTAATGGATTTTAACAAACTACTTAAATATGTTGGTGAGATACTTAAAGCATCTGCAATGTATTGAACCGTTGGCAAACCCTTTCTGGTTAACTCATCATGGTTAAAATAGTCATTCAACAGATTTTCCAGATTAGCTAATACCTGATGATTATTCTTTTTTCTGGTGATGAATTGTCTTTGATAAAATCTTTCTGAATAATTGAGCAAGGTTTCTATTTGCGATACAATAATATTTTGGCTAAACTTATCGATATTGCTTTGATACTCCTGCTCAATATTACTTACTATACTGTTCAGAATCCCCTCTTCTTTTTCAGACAAAAACAAGGCTTCGTTTACTTCATAGTCAAAATATTCATAACGTTTTATGTTCTTTGCCAATGAAGTATTCCAAAAGAAATCCGGGTGAACCAAAAGCATCCACCCCGATTTGGGCGATGCTATTTCTGCTATAGGTTCTATGCCAAATACCTGGTTCGGCGCGATAAAAAACATTACCCCTTCATCAAAGTCGTAACTCCCCTGGCCATATTTATATTTTGTTCCTACACTGCGTTTGCAAGAGATATGATAAAAATCAAAAACAAAATTTTTAAAGTGTACCTCATTAGAACATTCCACCTTGTTATAATCAATCACGCTGATCAAGGGATGCATCGGTGACGGAAGCCCTTTCATTTTATGAAATTCGGCAATTGATTTTACCCTATGTATTTCAGACTGGATCATTTTCAGAATATCTTTTAATAATATTTACAAAGCCATACCTCCGGACAACTCTATTCTTTGTCCATTCATCCATCCTGCTTCCGGTGTGCATAGAAATGCTACAACACCACCTATGTCTTTTGCTTCGCCAACTCTTCCCAATGCTGTAATACTTGCTATTGCCCTTCTCTTATTTTCATCACTCTTGTTTGAGCCACCTCCAAAATCGGTAGCTATTGCACCAGGAGCAACAACATTAGCAGTAATTCTTCTTGGTCCTAATTCTTTCGCCAGACATTTTGTATACATTTCAATAGCAGCTTTCATGCTGGCATAAGCGGATACGTTAGGAAAGCAAACTCTTGTAAGACCGGATGAAATGTTAATAATGCTTCCTCCATTATTTAACAAAGGCAATAATTTTTGTGTCAGGAAATACACACCTTTAAAATGGATGTTCATCATGGCATCAAAAGCTTCAACTGTTGTATCTTCCACAGAACCGTATATGCCCGTTCCGGCATTATTAATTAAAAAATCAAAATTGGCTTTACCATATTCTGATTGTAAATAATCGGTTAGCTTACTTACAAAAGTACTAAAGTTATTGATGTTACTAGTGTCCAGTTGAAAAGCTATTGACTTTTGTCCTAATGTTTGAATTGCACGCACCACTTCATTAGCTGCCATTTCGTTGCTGTTATAAGTTATTATAACGTCTATTCCCTTTTTGGCAATATTTATAGCCATATCTTTACCCAGGCCGCGACTAGCTCCTGTTACCAATGCAATTTTTTTTGTATTCATATTTTTGCCATTTAATTCTATACAAAATTGCAACCCGGGAAGAATAAATTTGTAGCCAAAATAATGTTTCTTGTAGTTAAAATTTTAATAAGAAGTTGATTTTTATTCTTATAAAAACACTAATCTGGAATACTATTTTATTAATGATAAAATATAGTCTCTATTTGAAAGAGTGGTACGACAGTATTATTTAACTAAAAAATTGCCAGTAATCAGCAGTGTGATTTTCTCCTTGGGGAAAAGTTCAAGGTTACTCTGTTAACTCTCATCTATAAAATTTAACCAATAAGCGGAAATAAAACAAGCAATAAATAAACAGTGAAAGACAGAAACAATAGTATTTTATGGGAAGCATTGACTTTTGAAAAATACTCCATAAAATGCTTATTGTATCTATTATAAATGGAATATAAATTAAACGCTATGCTTGAAATGGCTAAGAAAATAACAATTAAAACGGTTATTCTAATAAGGTTAAATAAATCCTGTTTTGTATAAATAAGTACCTCAATGGAAGTTAGGCTCATTTTTAATGCTGCTAATACTGATATCGACAACCACAATCTTTGGTTTTTTTCTCTTTCATATTCAAGCTTAATCCGATACATAGTAAAGCAGATAATCTGTGTCATTACACCCATCAGCGGAAGTCTGAAAACAGAAAAAATGCTTTTATCCATTAACATTGTCGGGCTTCCATTTATATCAACAAATACC
This window of the Sporocytophaga myxococcoides genome carries:
- a CDS encoding helix-turn-helix domain-containing protein, translated to MIQSEIHRVKSIAEFHKMKGLPSPMHPLISVIDYNKVECSNEVHFKNFVFDFYHISCKRSVGTKYKYGQGSYDFDEGVMFFIAPNQVFGIEPIAEIASPKSGWMLLVHPDFFWNTSLAKNIKRYEYFDYEVNEALFLSEKEEGILNSIVSNIEQEYQSNIDKFSQNIIVSQIETLLNYSERFYQRQFITRKKNNHQVLANLENLLNDYFNHDELTRKGLPTVQYIADALSISPTYLSSLLKSITGLTAQQHIHEKLIEKAKEKLSTSNLSVGEIAYELGFEHSQSFSKLFKAKTNQSPLEFRASFN
- a CDS encoding SDR family oxidoreductase, whose amino-acid sequence is MNTKKIALVTGASRGLGKDMAINIAKKGIDVIITYNSNEMAANEVVRAIQTLGQKSIAFQLDTSNINNFSTFVSKLTDYLQSEYGKANFDFLINNAGTGIYGSVEDTTVEAFDAMMNIHFKGVYFLTQKLLPLLNNGGSIINISSGLTRVCFPNVSAYASMKAAIEMYTKCLAKELGPRRITANVVAPGAIATDFGGGSNKSDENKRRAIASITALGRVGEAKDIGGVVAFLCTPEAGWMNGQRIELSGGMAL
- a CDS encoding DUF1648 domain-containing protein, with the translated sequence MTKRILISISIIITGIPFVLLSIYYDCLPDQIAVFVDINGSPTMLMDKSIFSVFRLPLMGVMTQIICFTMYRIKLEYEREKNQRLWLSISVLAALKMSLTSIEVLIYTKQDLFNLIRITVLIVIFLAISSIAFNLYSIYNRYNKHFMEYFSKVNASHKILLFLSFTVYLLLVLFPLIG